GGCGGCCACCATCTTCGCGCACACGCCCGGGGGCAGCGGCTGCTTCAGCTCCGCCGAGCGCTTGATGAGCCGGCGCAGCGTGGGCCCGTCGATGTACTCCATCGCCAGGAAGTAGCTGCCGTCCACCTCACCGAAGTCGAAGATCTGCACCACGTTCGGGTGGTCCAGCCGGGCGGCCAGCTGCGCCTCGCCCAGGAACATCTCCACGAACGCCTCGTCCTCCGCCAGGTGCGGCAGGATGCGCTTGAGCACCAGCGTCTTCTCGAAGCCCCGAGGCCCCGCGGCCTTCGCAAGGAACACCTCGGCCATCCCGCCCGAGGCGAGCTTCCGCACCAGCTGGTACTTCCCCAATTGCATGGTCCCAAAGCTTTCCCATGGTTCATTGGAAAAGTGAAACCCTCCGCACGAGCGAGCGTCCGGTGGCACGAGCAAGACGTCAGGACGTTTGACCGTGACGTGACGTGGTCCGTAGGATCCGCGCTCCCATGCCTCCCAAGGCCATTGGTCCCTACCGCGTGCTGGAGACGCTCGGCAGTGGCGGGGCCGGGACCGTCTATCGGGCCCTGGACCGCCGCAGCAACGACGAGGTCGCGCTGAAGCTCCTGTCGACGGGTGGCCCGTCGCTGGACGACCGCGCGGCGCGGAGACTCGCGCGCGAATTCGAGACGCTGGCGGACCTGTCCCACCCCAACGTGGTGAAGGTCTTCGAGGCCGGCGTCCACGCGGGCCAGCCGTACCTGGCCATGGAGCTCATCGAAGGGCTCACGCTGCGCCACTACCTGGACGTGAGCTTCAACGACCTGCACACGCCCACGCCCTCCTCCCGCTTCCCGCTCACCCTCCGCCGCACCGCGGATGACGACTTCGGCAGCGCGGACGGCCCGGACGACGACGCGGACGACGCCAGCGAGGACGACGGCACCTTCGACCTCAACGCCTTCGCGGAGGAGGCGCCCAGCGAGGACCTGGCCAGCTTCCACGGCGCCGGGGACGACGACTCGGCTTCGGACGGGATGCCCGTGGTGGACCCACGCCGGGCCGCGCCGCGCGCGCCGCAGCCCCCCGCCCGCCCCGCCACGCCGAAGATGGCGGACCTCAACCGTCCGGAGCGCATGGGCAAGCTGAAGGACGCCATGCTCCAGGTGTGCGAGGCGCTCGCGTACATCCACGGCCACGGGCTGGTGCACCGCGACCTGAAGCCGTCCAACATCATGGTGGACGACGACCGCCAGGTGCGGCTGATGGACTTCGGCCTGGCCAAGTTCCTCGCGGACGACGCGGGCATCACCGCGGACGGCAAGCTGGTGGGCACGTACCGGTACATGGCCCCGGAGCAGATTCTCGGGGAGCCGCTGGATGGACGCTCGGACCTGTACAGCCTGGGCGTCATCCTGTACGAGCTGATGAGCGGGCGTCCGCCGTTCGACGCGAAAACGCCGCACGAGCTGTGGCGTCAGGTGCTGGAGACGGAACCTCCGCCGCTGCTCGCGCTCAACCTGCATGGCGACCCGCAGCTGGCGCGGGTGGCCCATCGCCTCATCCGCAAGGAGCCGGACGACCGGTTCCAGACGGCCGAGGAAGTGTACGAGGCCCTCTCCGAGTGAGCACGACGACGACGCACACCCTCACCGTGGACGCCGCCAAGGCGGGCCAGCGGGTGGACCTGTTCGTGGGCGAGGCCCTGGGCCTGTCCCGCGCGCGCATGAAGCGCCTCTTCGAGGAGGGCCAGGTGCGCGTGGACGGCCGCCCCGCGAAGAAGGGCCTCACCGTCACCGAGGGCCAGAAGGTCTCCGTCACGGTGGAGGAGGCCCCGCGCGAGGCCGTGCCCGACACGGACTTCCCGCTCGTCGTCCTGCACGAAGACCCTTCCCTGCTCTTCGTGGACAAGCCCGCCGGCCGCCCGTCGCACCCCCTGCAGCCGGGGGAGACGGGCACGGTGGCCAACGCCCTGGTGGCGCGCTACCCGGAGGTCGCGCAGGCGTCCCAGGACCCGCGCGAGGGCGGCCTGTGCCACCGGCTGGACGTGGAGACCTCCGGGGTGCTCGCGGTGGCCCGCACGCGCGAGGCCTGGACCCGCGTGCGTGAGGCCTTCAGCAACCGCGCGGTGGACAAGCGCTACGTCGCCCTGGTGACGGGCCCGCTGGCGGACGAGGGCGAGGTGGAGGTCCCGCTGCGCCACCACCCGCGCCACCCGGACCGTGTGGAGCCCGCCCCCTACGGCGCCGAGGACGCTCGCGAGGCGCTGTCCCACTTCCGGGTGCTGGCCCGGTCCGGGGACTACAGCCTGGTGGAGGTCAAAATCCTCACCGGCGTGCTGCACCAGGTGCGCGCGCACCTGGCGGGCGTGGGCGCGCCGCTCGTGGGGGACGCGCTCTACGGGGGCCGCGAGGCGCCGGAGCTGGGGCGGTTCTTCCTGCACGCCCGCTCGCTCACCGTGCCGCACCCGGTGACGAACCAGCCCGTGAAGGTGGAGAGCCCGCTGCCGCCGGACCTGGTGGCGGAGCTGGGACGCCACGGGCTGTCGTGGCCCGTGGCCGGTTAGTCGCCCATCACCTTGACGATGACGCGCTTGCGGCGCTGGCCGTCGAACTCGGCGTAGAAGACCTGTTGCCAGGGGCCCAGGTCGAGCTTGCCGGCGGTGACGGGAATCAGCACCTGATGGTGGACGAGCATGGACTTCAGATGCGCGTCGCCGTTGTCCTCGCCGGTGCGGTGGTGGCGGTAGTCGGGGCCGTGGGGCGCCAGGTGCTGGAGCCAGTCCCAGATGTCCTCGTGGAGGCCGGGCTCGTCGTCGTTGACGAAGACGCCCGCGGTGATGTGCATGGCGGACACCAGCACCATGCCCTCCTGGATGCCGCTCTTCTTCAGCAGGGCGGCCACGGTGTCCGTGAGGCGCACCAGTTCGCGCCGGGCCTTCGTCTCGAACCAGAGGTATTCGGTGAGGGTCTTCATGGCTCGCACTGTCAGAGGGGACCACTAGAGTGACTCACGCCATGCGAGCCATCCTCCACGTGGACATGGACGCCTTCTATGCGTCCGTCGAGCAGCGCGACAACCCGTCCCTCCGGGGCAAGCCGGTCATCGTTGGCGGGCATGCACAACGCGGCGTGGTGGTGGCCGCGTCCTACGAGGTGCGCCCCTTCGGCGTGCGCAGCGCCATGCCCATGGCGCGGGCGGTGAAGCAGGCGCCGCACGCCATCGTGGTGAAGCCGCGCTTCTCCGCCTACGCGGAGGCCAGCGAGCAGGTGTTCGCCATCTTCGAGCGGTACACGCCGCTGATTGAGCCCCTGTCGCTGGACGAGGCCTTCCTGGACGTCACGGCGTCGGTGGGGCTGTTCGGCGCGGCGGCGGACATCGCGAAGCGGATCCGCAAGGAGATTGCCCACGAGCTGAACCTGCCGGCGTCCGCGGGCATCGCCACGGCGAAGTTCGTGGCGAAGATCGCCTCCGACCTGGCGAAGCCCAACGGGCAGCGCGAGGTGCGGCCGGAGGAGACGGTGGCCTTCCTCGCCGGGCTGCCGGTGTCACGGCTGTGGGGCGTGGGGCCGAAGACGGAAGAGGCGATGAAGCGCGCGGGGCTCGTCACGATTGGGGACGTGGCGACGCGCGACGTGGACTGGCTGGAGGAGCGCTTCGGCGCGGCGAGCGCGAAGCACCTGTGGGAGCTGTCGCACGGCATCGACGCGCGGGACGTGGTGCCGGACCGGGCGGCCAAGAGCGTGGGCGCGGAGGACACCTTCGACGAGGACCTGACGGGCCCGGAGGCGCTCAAGCCGCACGTGCACGCGCAGGCGTTGCGGGTGGCCCGGCGGCTGCGGCGCGCGTCGCTGAAGGGGCGCGTGGTGCAGCTCAAGCTGAAGTTCGCGGACTTCACGCTCATCACCCGGCGCGTCACGCTGCGCGAGGCGACGGACGACGGGCAGGTCATCTACCGCGCGGCGCTGGAGCTGCTGGAGCGCGCGCACGAAGGCAAGGCGCTGCGGCTCACCGGGGTGAGCGTGCAGTTGGACGAGGACGAGCCGCAGCTGGGGTTGTTCCCGGCGGCGGCGCCGAAGTCGTCGAAGTTGAACGAGGCGATGGACCGCATCGCGGCGCGCTTCGGCAGCAAGGCCATCACCATGGCGGACATCGCGGGGGCGGAGGCGTCGGATGACGACCAGCACCGCTCCGAGAAGCCGGTGGACAAGCCCAAGCGGTAGCGCGTCCCCGGGCACGCCCAGGGCAGGGACCGCGAGCGCGCCAGCCGTTTCGCTGCACCATCGCGGTGGGGGAAGCGGGTAGCGCGTCCCCGGGCACGCCCAGGGCAGGGACCGCGAGCGCGCCAGCCATTTCGCTGCACCGTCACGGTGGGGAGGCGGTGTCGCACCCTCGACACGACAAGGGCCGGAGCGCCTGAGCACTCCAGCCCGTTCGCTGCATCATCGCGGCGGGGACGCGGCAGCGCGCCCTCGACGCAAAAAGGGCCGGAGCGCCTGATGCACTCCAGCCCTTTCGCTGCTCTCGGCTGCTACGGGGGCACTACCCCTCGCCCGCGTCGGAGCCAGAGGAGGCTCCCGCGCCGCCACCCTCTCCGCTCCCGCTGCCGGAACGGCGGCGACGGCGGCGACGGCGCTTGCGGCGGGGGCCTTCCGCGTCCGCACCGCCGGCTGCTCCAGCGCGCGGCGGCGGCACCTCTCCGGCCTGCCAGGCCTCCAGCGCCTCGCGGCCCTCGCCCGTGGCCTCCACCGTCATCGCGTAGACGGCCAGCGCCTCGTTGAAGAGCGGATGGCGGCGGAAGGCGCCCGTCTTGCGGCGGCGCTCCCCGGACAGCGTGCGCTGCATCAGCAGCAGCATGCGGCAGCGCTCGGCGATGCGGCGCGGCAGCCTCGCCGACTCCACGAACCCCGCCAGCAGGTCCTCGATGACGCGCGACACCGACGCACGGCCCTCGTCCTGGGACTCCTCCACCGGCGGCTGCGCGCGGCTGATGGGCACCAGCAACGCGGCCAGCAGGATGGCGTCGTCCAGCACCTCTCCCGCCGACACGCGCTTATCCAGCGCCTGCGCGAAGGCGTAGAAGGTCTTCTCCCCTTCCTTGCCGTTCTCACGCAGGTACGCGTCCACGGGCGGCAGCAGAATCTTCAGCGCGTCCAGCGCCGCCAGCAGCTTCAGCGCCGGGGCGGACACACCGCCGCGGATGAGCCGGAACGTCTCCTCCAGCAGGCGCGCGGGCGCGCAGCGCGGCAGGTCCTCCACCGCGCCCTCCATCGCCGCGTACGTGCGCGACTCGATGTCCAGGTCCAGCTTCGCCGCGAAGCGCACCGCGCGCAGGATGCGCACCGGGTCCTCGCGCATGCGGATTTCCGGGTCGCCAATCGTCCGGATGAAGCGCTCATCCAGGTCGCGCCGGCCGCGCACGTAGTCGATGACCCGGCCTTCGCTCGCGTCGTAGAACAGGCCGTTGATGGTGAAGTCGCGGCGGCGCGCGTCCTGCTGCGCGGTGCCAAAGACGTTGTCGTGCGTGATGAGGAGGTCCTCGCCGCTCTGCCCCTCCTCCGCCCCCGCCGCCGGCTCCAGCTCCGTGGGGTTCGCGCGGAAGGTGGACACCTCCACGATCTTCCCGCCCTTGAAGTAGACGTGCGCCAGCCGGAAGCGCCGGCCGATAAGCCGGCAGTTGCGGAAGATGGCGCGCACCTCGCCCGGGTGGGCGCTGGTGGCCACGTCGAAGTCCTTGGGCTTCTTGCCCAAGAGCAGGTCGCGCACGCAGCCACCCACCAGGTACGCCTGGTGGCCGTGCTGGTGCAGCCGCAGCACCACCTTGAGCGCGTCCGGATCCATCTCGTCCGGGTCGATCTCCGCGGGCTCGCCCGTGCGGGTGGTGGTGGGCGCCTGCAGCTCCGGCTCGTTCGAGGCGGGCTCCGGCTCGGGCTCCAGGATGACGGCCTCGGGCTCCTCGGCTTCGTCACCCGCCTCGGCGGCGGCCTGCGCGTCCTCCGCCTCCGCGGCCTTCAGGGCCTCGGTGGCGGCCCGGATTTCGTCACTGACCTCGGGGCCGGCGTCCTCGGCGTCGTCATCGTCATCGAACCCGTCGTCCTCCGCGGCGTCCGCGGCAAAGGGGGGCTCGGAAGGGGCCGGGTCGGCCCGGGAAGGGGTTTCGTGTTCGCTGGGGTGCTCGGCGGAGTCCGCGGGCACCTGGGCCTCGGTGCGCTCGGTGCGCTCCTCGGAGCCCGTCAGGTCCAGGGGGGAAGACATGGAAAGTACCTCGTGCGCGGACCCGGATGCCGTGTCCGCTGCCGCCTCGAAGGAGGCCTCTCCGCGCGCGTCGTCTCCGGGCGCGGCTGGCAGCGTTCCGCCATGGGGCGGGGGATGGGTCGGGTCTCGCGTCATTCGCCTCGGCAGGGCAGCCGTCTAGCACGCATCCTCCCACCCATGGGGGTCGCGCTTAAGGACATTCTTCAGGGACGTCGGGGGTTCGCATGGGCCCCCCTGCCCGCCCTCCGTGCGCCCGCTGCCCGTGGGAGGCGCTTCCACTGGATAACACCGCGCTCCGGGTCAAACCCCGGCCGCCACGGGCCCCCACCGCTGGAGGGGCCGCAAGGCAGGCAGGCGGCCGGGCCCGGAGGCCCGGCACTTTCAGGTGGGCGGCTTCAGGGTGCGCCCCTTGTGGGTCCGGGGCAGCGCGTGGGAGATGAGCGACACGTAGTCCACCGCCTGCACGCGCGGTGGAGGGGGCTGCGTGCCCAGCGCGGCCAGGCGCTTGCTGAACGCGGCCAGGATGTCCGGCATGGGGCGCATGGCCTTGAGCAGCGCGTTGGGCCCCTCCATCGCCTGGGACAGCGCGATGGCCGCCTGCTGCAGCGGCAGTCCGCGCCTGAGCAGGTCCTGGAACGAGTTCGACAGCGTGATGATGTTGTGCCCCGCCGTCTGCACCATCTCCACGGCGATCTTGAGCACCTGCGGCGCCGTGAGGTGGCCGTCCGCCAGCAGCACCAGCGCCGCCTGGAAGTAGTTGAAGATGGGCACCACGCGCGGGCCGTAGGGCGTGAAGTGCGCGGGCGGCGTCAGCTTGTCCAGGTGGATGAAGATGCGCCGCACGGGGTCCGCGATGGGAATCTTCTTCCACGCCTCGTGCACCCGCGCGGCGTCGTCCGGGTACACCCCGCCCGCCTCCAGCACCTGGGACAGCACGCGCTCGTCCACGCGGCCCGCGATGAGGTCCGCGTAGAGCGAATAGATGAACGCGTCCGCCTCCGCGTCGTCGCCGAAGAGCACCTCCTCCGCTTCCACCGGCGCGTTGACGCGGCTCTCCAGGATGGCGGGCAGCTTGTAGCCCACCTGGCCGCGCAGGGCCCGGAAGCGCCCGCGCAGCAGGTTGCCCACGTTGTCCTTGAGGACGAACTCGTCCCACTGGATGCCGTCCAGCTTGAGCTTCTCCTCCAGCACCGCGCGCATCTGCTTGGGGCTGCCGGACACGATGCACAGCCGCGAGTCCCCCTGCTCCGCCAATTCGCGGATGAGGGCGGACGCGCCCGGGATGGCGACCTTCTCATGGGCCTTCTGGAACGCCGTGCGGAACAGGTCGCGCAGCGACTCGAAGTCCGTCTGGAGGTACGTCTTGTCCAGGTCCCACCGGTAGATGCGGCGCGGAGGACGCGGGTCGATGCGGTCCGGCAGGCTCACTTCGCCAGGCCCTCCTGGATGGCGGTGCCCAGC
This DNA window, taken from Corallococcus coralloides DSM 2259, encodes the following:
- a CDS encoding secondary thiamine-phosphate synthase enzyme YjbQ yields the protein MKTLTEYLWFETKARRELVRLTDTVAALLKKSGIQEGMVLVSAMHITAGVFVNDDEPGLHEDIWDWLQHLAPHGPDYRHHRTGEDNGDAHLKSMLVHHQVLIPVTAGKLDLGPWQQVFYAEFDGQRRKRVIVKVMGD
- a CDS encoding phosphatase domain-containing protein translates to MSLPDRIDPRPPRRIYRWDLDKTYLQTDFESLRDLFRTAFQKAHEKVAIPGASALIRELAEQGDSRLCIVSGSPKQMRAVLEEKLKLDGIQWDEFVLKDNVGNLLRGRFRALRGQVGYKLPAILESRVNAPVEAEEVLFGDDAEADAFIYSLYADLIAGRVDERVLSQVLEAGGVYPDDAARVHEAWKKIPIADPVRRIFIHLDKLTPPAHFTPYGPRVVPIFNYFQAALVLLADGHLTAPQVLKIAVEMVQTAGHNIITLSNSFQDLLRRGLPLQQAAIALSQAMEGPNALLKAMRPMPDILAAFSKRLAALGTQPPPPRVQAVDYVSLISHALPRTHKGRTLKPPT
- a CDS encoding RluA family pseudouridine synthase, which encodes MSTTTTHTLTVDAAKAGQRVDLFVGEALGLSRARMKRLFEEGQVRVDGRPAKKGLTVTEGQKVSVTVEEAPREAVPDTDFPLVVLHEDPSLLFVDKPAGRPSHPLQPGETGTVANALVARYPEVAQASQDPREGGLCHRLDVETSGVLAVARTREAWTRVREAFSNRAVDKRYVALVTGPLADEGEVEVPLRHHPRHPDRVEPAPYGAEDAREALSHFRVLARSGDYSLVEVKILTGVLHQVRAHLAGVGAPLVGDALYGGREAPELGRFFLHARSLTVPHPVTNQPVKVESPLPPDLVAELGRHGLSWPVAG
- a CDS encoding DNA polymerase IV → MRAILHVDMDAFYASVEQRDNPSLRGKPVIVGGHAQRGVVVAASYEVRPFGVRSAMPMARAVKQAPHAIVVKPRFSAYAEASEQVFAIFERYTPLIEPLSLDEAFLDVTASVGLFGAAADIAKRIRKEIAHELNLPASAGIATAKFVAKIASDLAKPNGQREVRPEETVAFLAGLPVSRLWGVGPKTEEAMKRAGLVTIGDVATRDVDWLEERFGAASAKHLWELSHGIDARDVVPDRAAKSVGAEDTFDEDLTGPEALKPHVHAQALRVARRLRRASLKGRVVQLKLKFADFTLITRRVTLREATDDGQVIYRAALELLERAHEGKALRLTGVSVQLDEDEPQLGLFPAAAPKSSKLNEAMDRIAARFGSKAITMADIAGAEASDDDQHRSEKPVDKPKR
- a CDS encoding serine/threonine-protein kinase, with product MPPKAIGPYRVLETLGSGGAGTVYRALDRRSNDEVALKLLSTGGPSLDDRAARRLAREFETLADLSHPNVVKVFEAGVHAGQPYLAMELIEGLTLRHYLDVSFNDLHTPTPSSRFPLTLRRTADDDFGSADGPDDDADDASEDDGTFDLNAFAEEAPSEDLASFHGAGDDDSASDGMPVVDPRRAAPRAPQPPARPATPKMADLNRPERMGKLKDAMLQVCEALAYIHGHGLVHRDLKPSNIMVDDDRQVRLMDFGLAKFLADDAGITADGKLVGTYRYMAPEQILGEPLDGRSDLYSLGVILYELMSGRPPFDAKTPHELWRQVLETEPPPLLALNLHGDPQLARVAHRLIRKEPDDRFQTAEEVYEALSE
- the pcnB gene encoding polynucleotide adenylyltransferase PcnB; this encodes MSSPLDLTGSEERTERTEAQVPADSAEHPSEHETPSRADPAPSEPPFAADAAEDDGFDDDDDAEDAGPEVSDEIRAATEALKAAEAEDAQAAAEAGDEAEEPEAVILEPEPEPASNEPELQAPTTTRTGEPAEIDPDEMDPDALKVVLRLHQHGHQAYLVGGCVRDLLLGKKPKDFDVATSAHPGEVRAIFRNCRLIGRRFRLAHVYFKGGKIVEVSTFRANPTELEPAAGAEEGQSGEDLLITHDNVFGTAQQDARRRDFTINGLFYDASEGRVIDYVRGRRDLDERFIRTIGDPEIRMREDPVRILRAVRFAAKLDLDIESRTYAAMEGAVEDLPRCAPARLLEETFRLIRGGVSAPALKLLAALDALKILLPPVDAYLRENGKEGEKTFYAFAQALDKRVSAGEVLDDAILLAALLVPISRAQPPVEESQDEGRASVSRVIEDLLAGFVESARLPRRIAERCRMLLLMQRTLSGERRRKTGAFRRHPLFNEALAVYAMTVEATGEGREALEAWQAGEVPPPRAGAAGGADAEGPRRKRRRRRRRRSGSGSGEGGGAGASSGSDAGEG